In a genomic window of Lepisosteus oculatus isolate fLepOcu1 chromosome 3, fLepOcu1.hap2, whole genome shotgun sequence:
- the crhbp gene encoding corticotropin-releasing factor-binding protein → MSVAFRVQLYFFLICLSALKGESRYLEDNDITPEAVFSLLNSEIKRELSEEFVYRRPLRCIDMLAMEGQFTFTADHPQLNCAAFFIGEPHEIISIEYNSVNIDCSGGDFIKAFDGWILKGEKFPSSVDHPLPLYERYVDYCETGSMRRVVRSSQNVAMLFFRMRTAGNGFTITVKKINNPFPCNVISQTPEGSFTMITPHQHRNCSFSIIYPVEIQIAELTLGHYNDFQVKRAVTGCGGAGDFVELLGGNGVDTSKMLPVADLCYSFNGPAQMKIGCDNTVVRMVSSGKFVNRVAFNYRLLDRQELEKIRGNNIEDFCYME, encoded by the exons ATGTCTGTGGCTTTCAGAGTGCAGTTGTACTTCTTCTTGATCTGTCTGTCAGCTCTCAAGGGAGAAAGCAGATACCTGGAG GACAATGACATTACCCCAGAAGCAGTATTTTCGCTACTTAATTCAGAAATCAAAAGAGAATTATCTGAAGAATTTGTGTATCGCCGACCGCTAA ggTGTATAGACATGCTGGCCATGGAGGGACAATTTACATTCACAGCCGATCATCCACAACTTAACTGTGCAGCCTTCTTCATTGGAGAACCCCATGAGATTATCAGCATTGAATACAATTCTGTCAACATAGACTGCAGTGGAGGTGACTTCATTAAG GCGTTTGATGGATGGATATTGAAAGGAGAGAAATTTCCTAGCTCTGTGGATCACCCCCTCCCTCTCTATGAACGATATGTAGACTACTGTGAAACTGGCAGCATGAGGAGAGTTGTCCGGTCGTCACAGAATGTGGCAATGCTCTTTTTCCGAATGCGCACAGCAGGGAACGGATTCACCATCACTGTTAAGAAGATCAACAACCCTTTCC CATGCAATGTCATTTCCCAAACCCCAGAGGGCAGTTTCACAATGATAACCCCACATCAGCACAGGAATTGCAGCTTCTCCATCATATATCCTGTGGAAATCCAAATAGCTGAGCTTACTTTGGGGCACTACAATGATTTTCAAGTGAAG AGAGCGGTGACAGGCTGTGGGGGAGCAGGGGACTTTGTGGAGCTCCTGGGAGGCAATGGTGTCGACACATCGAAGATGCTTCCTGTGGCGGACCTTTGCTATTCCTTTAATGGGCCTG CGCAAATGAAGATCGGATGTGACAACACTGTTGTGAGGATGGTATCCAGTGGGAAATTTGTCAATCGTGTGGCATTTAACTACCGACTGCTGGACCGTCAGGAGCTGGAGAAAATAAGGGGAAATAACATTGAGGATTTCTGCTATATGGAATGA